Proteins found in one Miscanthus floridulus cultivar M001 chromosome 4, ASM1932011v1, whole genome shotgun sequence genomic segment:
- the LOC136549555 gene encoding protein ALTERED PHOSPHATE STARVATION RESPONSE 1-like, with the protein MGCGPSKEDAEGGAVSRCRERKHLLSAAVHARHALAGAHAGHAAALKNVGAALSDYAAGETDRHDAVVVPRSASAAAALAAGQGTAATVVKALPSPLDAVLPPPPPPGADDGDGGGGPVAPLHRSMSAPDIQPIRKGRSGEAPIMEEEEGEGGDVPGDDAGRRREDDDPPPPPPPPPGNVPPPSRSPPPVPAAAEANRERVTAAGDSWNDFFFGSHDAMPGPPPTLDPSASAAAESSWAAERRMPAPPPPPPETDQQPPKQPQPVPTAEEIAEGKKPAAELVTRRAATQKAARKPEGKKGRVVMVPPQTARLGDVLRKLDDHFLKASQSAHEVSKLLEAARFHYHSNFAEKRGFVDHSTRVMQVITWNRSFKGIPQPENVKNELDDDEWETHATVLNKLLAWEKKLCHEVKEFEVIKVTYQRKLAVLNKKKQRGISSSSIEKTKSIVSHLHTKYIVDLQTMESTVAEIDRLRDQQLYPKLLELVKGLSHMWDVMYAHHKAQLRIITELKASDISVTTRETSGQHHDRTLQLWRIVQEWHVQFDRFMTYQKEYIGSLYSWIKLNVIPIDSNLKPNSSQPHETTPPIKRLLHAWHDILEKLPVNETKKAIHTFAEVVSTILVHQDEELKLRMKIDETRRDFEKKRRQFDDWAQKNWDRGASIPDGDNPARADPAAERKAVVDKVENALKDLEDSYKTQCKVVRDKSLNLLRSNLPELFRTVSDFSLQSAGYFKGLWSIAQTNDQLDD; encoded by the exons ATGGGGTGCGGGCCGTCCAAGGAGGACGCGGAGGGCGGCGCCGTGTCGCGGTGCCGGGAGCGGAAGCACCTGCTGAGCGCGGCCGTCCACGCGCGCCACGCGCTGGCGGGCGCGCACGCGGGCCACGCCGCCGCGCTCAAGAACGTCGGCGCCGCGCTCTCCGACTACGCCGCGGGCGAGACCGACCGCCACGACGCCGTCGTCGTGCCGCGctccgcctccgccgcggccGCGCTCGCCGCCGGACAGGGGACGGCGGCCACGGTGGTCAAGGCGCTGCCGTCCCCGCTCGACGCCgtgctcccgccgccgccgcccccgggcgccgacgacggcgacggcggcggcgggcccgTCGCGCCGCTGCACAGGTCCATGAGCGCGCCCGACATCCAGCCCATCCGGAAGGGCCGCTCCGGGGAGGCGCCcatcatggaggaggaggagggcgagggCGGCGACGTTCCCGGGGACGACGCGGGGCGGCGCCGGGAGGACGacgatccgccgccgccgcctcccccgcCGCCGGGAAACGTTCCCCCGCCCTCGCGCTCCCCGCCGCCTGTCCCTGCCGCCGCGGAGGCGAACCGCGAGCGGGTGACGGCGGCGGGGGATTCGTGGAACGACTTCTTCTTCGGCTCCCACGACGCCATGCCCGGGCCGCCGCCCACGCTGGACCCtagcgccagcgccgccgcggaGTCGTCGTGGGCGGCCGAGCGGAGGATGCCCGcgccgcctcctccgccgccCGAGACCGACCAACAGCCTCCGAAGCAGCCGCAGCCGGTGCCGACTGCCGAGGAGATCGCCGAGGGAAAGAAGCCCGCGGCGGAGCTCGTCACGCGCCGGGCGGCGACGCAGAAGGCAGCTAGGAAGCCGGAGGGCAAGAAGGGCAGGGTCGTCATGGTGCCGCCGCAGACGGCGAGGCTGGGCGACGTCCTGCGCAAGCTCGACGATCACTTCCTCAAGGCGTCCCAGAGCGCGCACGAGGTGTCCAAGTTGTTGGAGGCAGCGAGGTTTCATTATCACTCCAATTTCGCTGAGAAGCGAG GATTTGTGGATCATTCTACAAGAGTGATGCAAGTCATCACTTGGAATCGCTCATTTAAAGGGATCCCCCAACCAGAAAATGTGAAGAATGAGTTGGATGATGATGAATGGGAAACACATGCTACCGTGCTCAATAAGTTGCTGGCATGGGAGAAAAAACTATGCCATGAAGTGAAG GAGTTTGAGGTTATCAAAGTGACATATCAACGAAAGCTAGCTGTTCTTAACAAAAAGAAGCAACGTGGTATTAGTTCTTCATCAATTGAGAAAACCAAGTCCATTGTTAGTCACTTGCACACAAAATATATAGTTGATTTACAAACAATGGAGTCAACAGTTGCAGAAATTGACCGCCTAAGAGATCAGCAGCTTTACCCAAAACTCCTTGAACTAGTGAAGGG ATTGTCACACATGTGGGATGTCATGTACGCTCACCACAAAGCGCAGCTCAGGATCATTACAGAGCTCAAAGCGTCTGATATCTCGGTTACTACACGGGAAACAAGTGGGCAACACCATGACCGAACTTTGCAGTTGTGGAGGATTGTTCAGGAGTGGCATGTGCAGTTTGACAGGTTCATGACATATCAGAAGGAGTACATAGGAAGTCTCTACAGCTGGATCAAGCTAAATGTGATCCCTATTGATTCCAACCTGAAGCCTAATTCGTCACAGCCACATGAGACCACACCTCCAATCAAGAGGTTGCTGCATGCTTGGCATGATATCCTTGAGAAGCTCCCTGTTAATGAAACGAAAAAGGCTATACACACATTTGCAGAAGTTGTGAGCACAATCCTAGTTCACCAGGATGAAGAACTGAAGTTGAGGATGAAAATTGATGAGACTAGGAGGGACTttgagaagaagagaaggcagtTCGATGATTGGGCACAGAAAAATTGGGACAGGGGAGCAAGTATTCCTGATGGCGACAATCCCGCACGTGCTGATCCAGCAGCTGAACGGAAAGCCGTGGTAGATAAAGTGGAGAATGCACTGAAGGACCTGGAAGATAGTTATAAGACCCAATGTAAGGTAGTAAGGGATAAATCCCTCAATCTTCTCAGGTCAAACCTGCCGGAGCTGTTCCGCACTGTGTCGGACTTCTCCCTCCAGTCTGCCGGTTATTTCAAGGGCTTGTGGTCGATCGCACAAACGAATGATCAGCTGGATGATTGA